From the Desulfovibrio sp. Fe33 genome, one window contains:
- a CDS encoding electron transporter RnfC yields the protein MLKIHYSLDSGLNESITPIDAPKVLNIQKRNLVLQAKKGQSVRRGEILAKHPSPFGGAYHAAASGKVTAINEHNLTISCDGGDETIDAVDVRSMGVGKDLLRTLQDLGIDVAPYSGKAETLVINGLNPEPGISVAQQLLMDESDIIQAGLDMARKLLTPGRTVLAVGKGEKFKLSGAETVGIKPKYPRSLDALVVRDITGREFPADTKIVSVMDLHDLGRVVLTGLPVMDTVLTIDGRNYRVPLGTPIRHLLDTVGIQPSSGDIVVLGGPFRGEAVYSLDEGVTKNDYGLFIIPSSRFPKVQDAPCINCGECVLNCPARVQPHLISRCAEYDKFEMAEKHGLHSCFECGLCAFHCFARRPLLQYIRFAKAQLKASRQTEQA from the coding sequence ATGCTCAAGATACACTACTCCCTTGACTCCGGTCTGAACGAGTCCATCACCCCCATCGACGCTCCCAAGGTCCTGAACATCCAGAAGCGCAACCTGGTGTTGCAGGCCAAGAAGGGTCAGAGCGTGCGCCGGGGAGAAATCCTGGCCAAGCACCCTTCCCCCTTCGGCGGCGCGTACCACGCCGCGGCTTCGGGCAAGGTGACGGCCATCAACGAGCATAATCTGACCATCTCATGCGACGGCGGCGACGAGACGATCGATGCCGTGGACGTGCGATCCATGGGCGTGGGCAAGGACCTTCTGCGCACCCTCCAGGACCTCGGCATCGACGTGGCACCCTATTCGGGCAAGGCCGAGACCCTCGTCATCAACGGGCTGAACCCGGAACCGGGCATCTCCGTAGCCCAGCAGTTGCTCATGGATGAAAGCGATATCATCCAGGCCGGACTGGACATGGCCCGCAAGCTCCTGACTCCCGGCCGCACGGTCCTGGCCGTGGGCAAGGGAGAAAAATTCAAGCTGTCCGGAGCCGAGACCGTGGGCATCAAGCCCAAGTATCCCCGCTCGCTGGACGCGCTGGTCGTGCGCGACATCACCGGCAGGGAATTTCCTGCCGACACCAAGATCGTCAGCGTCATGGACCTCCACGACCTGGGGCGCGTGGTCCTCACGGGCCTGCCCGTCATGGACACGGTCCTGACCATTGACGGCAGGAACTACCGCGTTCCGCTCGGGACCCCCATCAGACATCTGCTGGACACCGTCGGCATACAGCCTTCCTCCGGAGACATCGTGGTCCTCGGCGGCCCCTTCCGGGGCGAGGCCGTATACAGCCTCGACGAGGGCGTCACCAAGAACGACTACGGCCTCTTCATCATCCCCTCGAGCCGCTTCCCCAAGGTGCAGGACGCCCCCTGCATCAACTGCGGCGAATGCGTGCTCAACTGTCCGGCGCGGGTCCAGCCGCACCTCATCAGCCGATGCGCCGAGTACGACAAGTTCGAAATGGCGGAAAAACACGGCCTGCACAGTTGCTTCGAATGCGGCCTGTGCGCCTTCCACTGCTTCGCCAGGCGGCCGCTGCTGCAATACATCCGGTTCGCCAAGGCCCAGCTCAAGGCCAGCAGGCAGACTGAACAGGCATAG
- a CDS encoding DEAD/DEAH box helicase yields MTNFQELGLSDTILTALKSKGFTAPTPIQALTIPRLLSGSRDIVGRARTGTGKTAAFGLPVIEAAVEGERRVQSLILTPTRELAIQVAEEIDSLKGNKRIRVLPVYGGQAIHLQLKALRQGADVVVGTPGRIMDHLERGSLRIDDLTYFILDEADEMCNMGFVDDVRAILASANEDRRTLMFSATMDRQVMAIASEFLHDFEILSAEPETADVPLTRQVFHEIADSDRFEALCRVIDARPDFYGLVFVRTRADADKVAERLTLRGYPAEPIHGDLNQNRREQILNGFRARKATILVATDVAARGIDVPDLTHVVNFALPQDPQTFVHRTGRTGRAGKKGVAISLISPSEFRKLMFIARSSGIDIDKEPLPRIEDVIHSKKRKVAAELNAIFEEEGHDAYLAMAGDLLNDRPAEIVVAALLRHAFGEELVESGYREIKAVGPMAQGRVDMVCALGRAHGMHPKRFVEFITSAAKIKAWSIQHVRVQGERTTFTVPAAEADMVIDRVNTREGSPLVSRAGQKRKPGRNFAGKGAKPAGKRPFKPRRKPVQGR; encoded by the coding sequence ATGACCAATTTTCAGGAACTTGGGCTGTCCGACACCATTTTGACCGCCCTGAAGTCCAAGGGGTTCACCGCCCCCACCCCCATCCAGGCCCTGACCATCCCGAGGCTGCTTTCCGGCTCCCGGGACATCGTGGGCCGCGCCCGGACCGGAACGGGCAAAACCGCGGCATTCGGCCTGCCCGTCATCGAAGCGGCCGTTGAAGGGGAACGCCGCGTCCAATCGCTCATCCTGACCCCTACCCGCGAACTGGCCATCCAGGTGGCCGAGGAAATCGACTCCCTCAAGGGGAACAAGCGCATCCGCGTGCTGCCCGTCTACGGCGGCCAGGCCATCCACCTTCAGCTCAAGGCGCTCCGGCAAGGAGCCGACGTGGTCGTGGGCACGCCGGGCCGCATCATGGACCATCTGGAACGCGGCTCCCTGCGCATCGACGACCTGACCTATTTCATCCTCGACGAGGCCGACGAGATGTGCAACATGGGCTTCGTGGACGACGTGCGGGCCATCCTGGCTTCAGCCAACGAAGACCGGCGCACCCTCATGTTCTCGGCCACCATGGACCGCCAGGTCATGGCCATCGCCTCCGAATTTCTGCACGACTTCGAAATCCTGTCCGCCGAGCCCGAAACCGCCGACGTCCCCCTGACCCGCCAGGTCTTTCACGAAATAGCCGATTCGGACAGGTTCGAGGCCCTGTGCAGGGTCATCGACGCCCGCCCGGACTTCTACGGCCTGGTTTTCGTGCGCACCCGGGCCGACGCCGACAAGGTGGCCGAACGACTCACGCTTCGCGGCTATCCCGCGGAACCCATCCATGGCGACCTGAACCAGAACCGGCGCGAGCAGATATTGAACGGTTTCCGCGCCCGCAAGGCGACCATCCTGGTGGCCACGGACGTCGCCGCGCGCGGCATCGACGTGCCCGACCTGACCCACGTCGTCAACTTCGCCCTGCCCCAGGACCCGCAGACCTTCGTTCACCGCACCGGACGCACGGGCCGGGCCGGAAAGAAGGGCGTGGCCATCTCCCTGATATCTCCTAGTGAATTCCGGAAACTCATGTTCATCGCCAGAAGCTCCGGCATCGACATCGACAAGGAGCCCCTGCCGCGCATCGAGGATGTCATCCACTCCAAGAAGCGCAAGGTGGCCGCCGAATTGAATGCCATATTCGAAGAGGAAGGGCACGACGCCTACCTGGCCATGGCCGGCGACCTGCTCAACGACAGGCCCGCCGAGATCGTGGTCGCCGCCCTGCTGCGCCACGCCTTCGGCGAGGAACTGGTGGAGTCTGGCTATCGCGAGATCAAGGCTGTCGGTCCCATGGCTCAGGGCCGGGTCGACATGGTCTGCGCGCTGGGTCGGGCGCACGGGATGCACCCCAAGCGGTTCGTGGAATTCATCACCTCCGCGGCCAAGATCAAAGCGTGGTCCATCCAGCACGTCCGCGTCCAGGGCGAACGGACCACCTTCACCGTCCCGGCCGCCGAGGCTGATATGGTCATCGACCGGGTCAACACCCGCGAAGGCTCGCCCCTGGTGAGCCGCGCCGGACAAAAACGCAAGCCAGGCAGAAACTTCGCCGGAAAGGGCGCGAAGCCCGCCGGAAAGAGACCCTTCAAACCGCGCCGCAAACCTGTCCAGGGGAGATAA
- a CDS encoding sensor histidine kinase, whose protein sequence is MKGDERKTKAELIAELDELRAHLDDMRNRGGTPIADELPLFIFELDRNGFFRHVNEYALEVFGYTQEDIRAGLSLHDIIHPDAIELIFRNLAKTLVSDFFETEEYPALRKDGSSLPIKIFSQPLKRNGEVVGLHGVAIDMSEIRQVETALRSSECHYRTLFETTGTAMVLMDKDSVIKSCNSQFCVISGFRREEVEGRMTCMDFMPPEEAMLIAGHRESLTEGMPNHPLSDYEFNFLPRNGEPRRIHVYIRDIPDTNDQVCSLIDVTVRDEALHALRKSEERYQLMARGANDGLWDWTLSSDEVFYSQRYREILGYTEEEFPNHASSWLNSLHPDDRERVIAANKECAEGRIEQFELEFRQIHKDGSIRWILGRGASSRDSHGNIYRISGTHSDITQRRQAEDALRESEERFRLMIEHASSGIFQSTPEGKFLTVNPALAAMLGYNSPEEIIADVDNIGTDILISARNPETFLDEMRAGGELLNHEYHCRRKDGAAIWLAGSTRLVRDPNGEIAYIEGFLQDITARKLNERTTHALYAISAAVNTTRNLQDLYQTIHAIIGEVIVAKNFFIAMLDEERDMLRFVYFRDEMDDYYDIPNISDPAQSSLAIHVFRTGAPLFLSISESGMDARLAAIGVIGTTPATWLGVPLRQGDKVVGTMVVQDYDNPRQYSEEAVTFMTAVSEQVALAIERKTIEEALTRLNEELEDKVEQRTAEIETRKAELEEANRRLMTLDEVKSSMVSSVSHELRTPLTSIRGFAKLCAKDFVRYFHPLADSDKLTAKALRIRDNLGIIDTEGERLTRLINDFLDINRIESGRECWNDARLNPCEVIREAVASAAGGFNGSKDVELFTFLPETCHDIHADPDKIKQLLINLLNNAYKFTRKGRVTVSMAENEKALTVSVSDTGLGIPSDELDKIFEKFHKSRLGDTVRNGEKGTGLGLAICKEIVEHYGGAIGVQSIEGSGSVFTFSLPTAP, encoded by the coding sequence ATGAAAGGCGACGAACGCAAGACCAAAGCTGAGCTTATCGCGGAGCTCGACGAGCTCCGCGCCCACCTCGACGACATGCGGAACCGGGGTGGAACTCCCATAGCGGACGAACTCCCGCTGTTCATCTTCGAGCTCGACCGCAACGGCTTCTTCCGCCATGTCAACGAATACGCTCTTGAGGTTTTCGGCTACACGCAGGAAGACATCCGGGCCGGACTCTCCCTCCACGACATCATCCACCCCGACGCCATCGAGCTTATTTTCCGCAACCTCGCAAAAACGTTGGTATCCGACTTCTTTGAAACGGAGGAGTATCCGGCCCTGCGCAAGGACGGCTCCTCCCTGCCCATCAAGATATTTTCACAACCGCTGAAACGGAACGGAGAAGTCGTGGGCCTGCACGGCGTGGCCATCGACATGTCCGAAATCCGCCAGGTGGAAACCGCCCTGCGTTCCAGCGAATGCCACTACCGCACGCTGTTTGAAACCACCGGCACGGCCATGGTCCTCATGGACAAAGACTCGGTCATCAAAAGCTGCAACTCCCAGTTCTGCGTCATATCCGGTTTTCGCCGCGAGGAAGTAGAAGGCCGCATGACCTGCATGGATTTCATGCCCCCCGAAGAAGCGATGCTCATTGCCGGACACAGGGAAAGCCTGACCGAGGGAATGCCCAACCACCCCCTCAGCGACTACGAGTTCAACTTCCTTCCCAGGAACGGCGAGCCCCGCCGCATCCACGTATACATCCGCGACATCCCCGACACGAACGACCAGGTTTGCTCCCTCATCGACGTCACAGTGCGCGACGAGGCCCTGCACGCGTTGCGCAAGAGCGAAGAGCGATACCAGCTCATGGCGCGCGGAGCCAACGACGGCCTTTGGGACTGGACGCTGTCCAGCGACGAAGTCTTCTATTCCCAACGCTATCGCGAGATTCTCGGCTACACCGAAGAGGAATTTCCCAATCACGCGAGTTCCTGGCTGAACAGCTTGCATCCCGACGACCGAGAAAGGGTCATCGCCGCCAACAAGGAATGCGCCGAAGGCAGGATCGAACAATTCGAACTGGAATTCCGCCAGATTCACAAAGACGGCTCCATTCGGTGGATACTCGGCAGGGGCGCCAGCTCCCGGGACAGTCACGGCAATATCTACCGGATATCCGGGACCCACTCGGACATAACCCAGCGAAGGCAGGCCGAGGACGCCCTGCGCGAAAGCGAGGAACGCTTCCGGCTGATGATCGAGCACGCCAGCAGCGGCATCTTCCAGTCCACCCCGGAAGGGAAGTTCCTGACCGTCAACCCGGCCCTCGCCGCCATGCTCGGCTACAATTCGCCCGAAGAAATCATCGCCGACGTCGACAACATCGGTACGGACATCCTCATTTCCGCCCGGAACCCCGAGACGTTCCTGGACGAAATGCGCGCCGGGGGCGAGCTGCTGAACCACGAATACCATTGCAGGCGAAAAGACGGCGCCGCCATCTGGCTGGCCGGCAGCACCCGGCTGGTCCGCGACCCGAACGGCGAAATAGCCTATATCGAAGGGTTCCTGCAGGACATCACCGCGCGAAAACTCAACGAGCGCACCACGCACGCCCTGTACGCCATTTCCGCCGCGGTCAACACCACCCGGAATCTCCAGGACCTGTACCAGACCATCCACGCCATCATAGGCGAAGTCATCGTGGCCAAGAACTTCTTCATCGCCATGCTCGACGAAGAACGGGACATGCTCCGCTTCGTCTATTTCCGGGACGAGATGGACGACTATTACGACATCCCCAATATCAGCGACCCCGCCCAAAGCAGCCTGGCCATCCACGTCTTCAGAACCGGCGCGCCGCTGTTCCTGTCCATTTCCGAGTCGGGCATGGATGCGCGGCTTGCCGCCATCGGGGTGATCGGCACCACGCCCGCCACATGGCTGGGCGTGCCGTTGCGGCAGGGCGACAAGGTGGTCGGGACCATGGTCGTGCAGGACTACGACAATCCCCGGCAGTACTCCGAGGAGGCCGTGACCTTCATGACCGCCGTGTCCGAACAGGTGGCCCTCGCCATCGAGCGCAAAACCATTGAGGAGGCGCTGACCCGGCTCAACGAAGAGCTTGAGGACAAGGTGGAGCAACGCACCGCCGAAATCGAAACCCGCAAGGCCGAACTCGAAGAGGCCAACCGGCGGCTGATGACCCTCGACGAGGTCAAGTCATCCATGGTCTCGTCGGTCTCCCACGAACTGCGCACCCCGCTGACCTCCATCCGGGGCTTCGCCAAGCTCTGCGCCAAGGACTTCGTCCGGTATTTCCACCCACTGGCCGACAGCGACAAGCTCACCGCCAAGGCCCTGCGGATTCGGGACAACCTGGGGATCATCGACACCGAAGGCGAGAGACTCACCCGGCTGATAAACGATTTCCTGGATATCAACCGCATCGAATCGGGCAGAGAGTGCTGGAACGACGCCCGGCTCAACCCCTGCGAGGTAATCCGCGAAGCCGTGGCCTCGGCCGCCGGAGGCTTCAACGGGTCCAAGGACGTGGAGCTCTTCACGTTCCTGCCCGAGACCTGCCACGACATCCACGCCGATCCCGACAAGATCAAGCAATTGCTCATTAATCTCCTCAACAATGCCTACAAATTCACCAGAAAAGGCCGCGTCACCGTGTCCATGGCGGAAAACGAAAAGGCCCTGACCGTGTCCGTCAGCGACACCGGCCTGGGTATCCCCTCGGACGAACTGGACAAAATTTTCGAGAAGTTCCACAAGTCCCGGCTGGGCGACACGGTCCGCAACGGCGAAAAAGGGACCGGCCTGGGCCTGGCCATCTGCAAGGAGATCGTGGAGCACTACGGCGGCGCAATAGGCGTCCAGTCCATCGAGGGCAGCGGCAGCGTCTTCACCTTCAGCCTCCCCACCGCCCCCTAG
- a CDS encoding phenylacetate--CoA ligase family protein, translated as MDHRFIPNLTEDQIADIQLEGLKWTVGHAYANSPFYQDRLKEAGVEPGDIASLDDLGKLPFTTAEDLKDGYPLPLLSVPERDVVRIHGSSGTTGKRKILAYTQNDVDVWKDMFARCYELAGLTREDRVQICVGYGLWTAGVGFQLGCERFGAMALPVGPGLLEIQLQMLTDLKPTCMCSTASMALLMGEEVQKQGLADKINLKKAIFGSEAHTPKMRRQFEEALGLEDSFDIIGMTELYGPGTGLECEAHDGIHYWADMFITEIIDPETLQPVAPGEVGEMVVTSLRKEASPLIRYRTHDLTRFIPSQCACGVTMPRLDKIMGRSDDMFIFRGVNIYPGQIGSVLEHFKELSAEYKIFLTRKDGLDHMSVHVERAPGTASGCDDDLAKALADEIRKNILVRGEVTILGPGELPRSFSKTKRVEDSRGEE; from the coding sequence ATGGACCATCGTTTCATACCGAATTTGACCGAGGACCAGATCGCCGACATTCAGCTCGAAGGCCTCAAATGGACCGTGGGCCACGCCTACGCCAATTCCCCCTTCTACCAAGACCGCCTGAAGGAAGCGGGAGTTGAACCCGGCGACATCGCCTCCCTGGACGATCTCGGCAAGCTCCCCTTCACCACGGCCGAAGACCTCAAGGACGGCTACCCCCTGCCGCTGCTGTCCGTGCCCGAGCGGGACGTCGTCCGCATCCACGGGTCCAGCGGGACCACCGGCAAGCGCAAGATCCTGGCCTACACCCAGAACGACGTCGACGTCTGGAAGGACATGTTCGCCCGCTGTTACGAGCTGGCCGGACTGACCCGCGAAGACAGGGTCCAGATTTGCGTAGGCTACGGCCTGTGGACCGCGGGCGTGGGCTTCCAGCTCGGCTGCGAACGGTTCGGGGCCATGGCCCTGCCCGTGGGTCCCGGACTTTTGGAAATCCAGCTCCAGATGCTCACCGACCTCAAACCCACCTGCATGTGCTCCACCGCCTCCATGGCCCTGCTCATGGGCGAGGAGGTCCAGAAACAGGGATTGGCCGACAAGATAAATCTCAAGAAGGCCATCTTCGGGTCAGAGGCCCACACTCCCAAGATGCGCCGCCAGTTCGAGGAGGCCCTGGGGCTGGAGGACAGCTTCGACATCATCGGCATGACGGAGCTGTACGGGCCCGGCACCGGCCTGGAATGCGAGGCCCACGACGGCATCCACTACTGGGCGGACATGTTCATCACCGAGATCATCGATCCCGAAACGCTCCAACCCGTGGCACCCGGCGAGGTGGGCGAGATGGTCGTCACCTCCCTGCGGAAGGAGGCGTCCCCGCTCATCCGCTACCGCACCCACGACCTGACAAGGTTCATCCCCAGCCAATGCGCCTGCGGCGTGACCATGCCGCGCCTGGACAAGATCATGGGCCGGTCCGACGACATGTTCATCTTCCGGGGCGTGAACATCTACCCCGGCCAGATCGGTTCCGTGCTCGAACATTTCAAGGAACTGTCCGCCGAATACAAGATTTTCCTCACCCGCAAGGACGGCCTGGACCACATGTCCGTGCATGTGGAGCGAGCGCCCGGCACAGCCTCCGGGTGCGACGACGACCTGGCCAAGGCCTTGGCCGACGAAATCCGCAAGAACATCCTGGTGCGAGGCGAAGTGACCATTCTCGGCCCCGGCGAGCTGCCGCGCAGCTTCTCCAAGACCAAAAGAGTGGAAGACTCGCGCGGGGAAGAATAG
- a CDS encoding RNA recognition motif domain-containing protein — translation MAKNIYVGNLPWSATEEDVRAAFETFGEVISVKLINDRETGRPRGFGFVEMEDQGALAAIESLDGSDFGGRNLKVNEARPRPERPRW, via the coding sequence ATGGCTAAGAATATCTATGTGGGCAATCTGCCCTGGAGCGCCACGGAAGAGGATGTACGCGCTGCGTTCGAGACCTTTGGAGAGGTCATTTCCGTCAAATTGATCAACGATCGCGAGACCGGCCGCCCCCGTGGCTTTGGTTTCGTGGAAATGGAAGACCAGGGCGCCCTTGCCGCCATCGAGAGCCTGGACGGCTCCGATTTCGGAGGCCGCAACCTCAAAGTCAACGAAGCCCGTCCCCGTCCCGAGCGCCCGCGCTGGTAG
- a CDS encoding sialidase family protein codes for MPTLSDCADRHVVIDRRDGCYLAFPDVIRAADGTLVAAYNEADRHVRPTRRVLVVKTSHDNGRTWSEPVYPDSPRSHSPRLKRFPDGSLLISDSSRFFFESRDNGRVWRGFEAKGLTHDMLDRVLVSGDGSWLTAGHRHVGGEELSAIRQPPTEQMVFRSTDRGRNWSRLSILAAERNLVLCEASMTRLRSGRILALLRENSFVFEPMYLTHSDDGGRTWSPHAPTVLIGHRPTMGLLDDGRLLVTYRNTGPDWGTCAWVGTPEELASGFRVHGRAVDPANPSFTAEGMRVRNEAGGGSVVRYALRPMTDPRTASMTLETEVKVDLAGPNGCAVRAGCWWRITPERMIPDAAPETAVSLPRGRFNRLRFEYAAGRVTVFVNGERRSEIRVEPDHAETRPVMFGAPYPFEDNAVDCTWKQFSLNILEPAHDACMLGTGPLRTDCRTPARAAAYWSCATTGTRRRRISVTLVGRGWRTAVSSAPTTTAEPRPPATSPSRQRTWPEPIFPWKTSKEGDTWNAPTSNGSSRPISKNTRKPRETAPPGPPSGRK; via the coding sequence GTGCCAACCCTTTCGGACTGCGCCGACCGCCATGTGGTCATCGACCGCAGGGACGGTTGCTATCTCGCCTTTCCGGATGTGATCCGCGCTGCGGACGGCACCCTTGTCGCGGCATACAACGAGGCGGACCGCCATGTGCGGCCGACCCGCCGCGTCCTGGTGGTGAAAACCAGCCACGACAACGGGCGGACATGGTCCGAGCCGGTCTACCCGGACTCCCCGCGCAGCCACAGCCCGCGCCTCAAGCGCTTCCCGGACGGCTCCCTGCTCATTTCCGACAGCTCGCGGTTCTTTTTCGAGAGCCGCGACAACGGACGCGTCTGGCGCGGCTTCGAAGCCAAGGGGCTGACCCACGACATGCTCGACCGGGTTCTGGTTTCCGGCGACGGAAGCTGGCTGACCGCCGGGCACCGACACGTGGGCGGCGAAGAGCTCTCGGCCATCCGGCAGCCCCCGACCGAACAGATGGTCTTCCGCTCAACCGACCGGGGCCGCAACTGGTCGCGCCTGTCGATCCTGGCCGCCGAACGCAACCTGGTCCTGTGCGAAGCGTCCATGACCAGGCTCCGCTCCGGGCGCATCCTGGCCCTGCTGCGGGAAAACAGCTTCGTGTTCGAGCCCATGTACCTGACGCACAGCGACGACGGCGGGCGGACATGGTCGCCCCACGCGCCCACGGTACTCATCGGGCACAGGCCGACCATGGGGCTCCTCGACGACGGACGGCTGCTCGTCACCTACCGCAACACCGGCCCGGACTGGGGAACCTGCGCCTGGGTCGGCACGCCGGAAGAGCTGGCCTCGGGATTCCGGGTCCACGGACGCGCCGTCGATCCAGCCAATCCCTCATTCACCGCAGAGGGAATGCGCGTACGCAACGAAGCGGGCGGCGGCTCGGTGGTTCGTTACGCCCTGCGCCCAATGACCGACCCGCGCACGGCCTCCATGACCCTGGAAACCGAGGTCAAAGTGGATCTCGCCGGGCCCAACGGCTGCGCCGTTCGAGCAGGCTGCTGGTGGCGCATCACGCCCGAGCGCATGATCCCGGACGCCGCCCCGGAAACGGCGGTTTCCCTGCCGCGCGGACGGTTCAACCGCCTCCGTTTCGAATACGCGGCGGGCAGGGTGACGGTTTTCGTCAACGGCGAACGCCGGTCCGAAATCCGCGTGGAACCGGACCACGCCGAGACAAGGCCGGTCATGTTCGGCGCGCCCTACCCCTTCGAGGACAACGCGGTGGATTGCACCTGGAAGCAATTTTCCCTGAACATCCTTGAACCCGCCCATGACGCGTGTATGCTTGGAACTGGACCGCTGCGGACGGATTGCCGGACGCCTGCGCGCGCGGCAGCATACTGGAGCTGCGCAACGACCGGCACGCGGCGGCGCCGGATTTCGGTTACTCTGGTTGGACGGGGCTGGCGGACGGCAGTTTCTTCTGCGCCTACCACCACGGCGGAGCCGAGACCCCCGGCTACGAGCCCCTCAAGACAGCGCACGTGGCCGGAACCCATTTTTCCCTGGAAGACTTCAAAAGAGGGTGACACATGGAACGCGCCGACATCGAACGGATCTTCGAGGCCTATTTCGAAAAATACAAGAAAACCGAGGGAGACCGCTCCTCCTGGTCCGCCTTCTGGACGGAAATGA
- the infA gene encoding translation initiation factor IF-1 encodes MSKEEGIVVQGVVEEALPNAMFRVELENGHTVLAHISGKMRKFRIRVMPGDTVTVELSPYDLTRGRITFRPR; translated from the coding sequence ATGTCGAAAGAAGAAGGAATCGTCGTCCAGGGCGTAGTCGAGGAAGCCCTGCCCAACGCAATGTTCCGCGTTGAACTCGAAAACGGCCACACCGTGCTCGCCCATATCTCCGGTAAAATGCGCAAGTTCCGCATCCGCGTCATGCCCGGCGACACCGTCACCGTTGAACTTTCCCCCTACGATCTCACCCGGGGCCGCATCACCTTCCGTCCCAGGTAG
- a CDS encoding prepilin peptidase encodes MDTIPIWAFFLAAAVAGLELGGLSTIFIQRWIDEEPICRPGGSKCPACEARLGWRDTIPLLSFLLLKGRCRHCGSPIGPQYLLVELSCMAWALASAHTFGPSPEWGVYLVLGVMLIAGSFIDFETFLLPDRITLGGTAVALAASFVLEEGPGWQDALLGAAVGAGLFWVVQQLYRLWRKREGLGTGDVKLMAMIGAMTGLGGLPLTILVGSVTGAAGSVFYMLRPGKGGIRGRIPYGPFLSLGCLLYLLYGPQIMRWLDI; translated from the coding sequence ATGGACACCATCCCCATCTGGGCGTTTTTCCTCGCCGCCGCCGTGGCCGGTCTCGAACTCGGCGGGCTGTCCACCATCTTCATTCAGCGTTGGATCGACGAGGAGCCCATCTGCCGCCCGGGCGGGTCCAAGTGCCCCGCCTGCGAAGCCCGGCTCGGCTGGCGCGACACCATCCCGCTGCTCAGCTTCCTGCTTCTGAAGGGGCGGTGCCGCCATTGCGGATCGCCCATCGGACCGCAGTACCTGTTGGTGGAGTTGTCCTGCATGGCCTGGGCCCTGGCTTCGGCCCACACCTTCGGGCCATCGCCGGAATGGGGCGTGTATCTGGTGCTCGGGGTCATGCTCATCGCGGGTAGCTTCATCGATTTCGAAACCTTTCTGCTGCCCGACCGCATCACCTTAGGCGGGACGGCCGTCGCGCTGGCGGCCTCTTTCGTGCTAGAGGAAGGCCCGGGCTGGCAGGATGCGTTGCTCGGCGCGGCCGTGGGCGCGGGACTGTTCTGGGTCGTGCAGCAGCTCTACCGCCTGTGGCGCAAACGGGAGGGGCTCGGCACAGGCGACGTCAAGCTCATGGCCATGATCGGCGCCATGACCGGGCTGGGCGGATTGCCCCTGACAATTTTGGTGGGCAGCGTGACCGGGGCGGCCGGTTCCGTTTTCTATATGCTCCGCCCCGGCAAGGGCGGCATTCGGGGCCGTATTCCCTATGGCCCCTTCCTGAGCCTCGGCTGCCTGCTCTACCTGCTCTACGGCCCGCAGATCATGCGTTGGCTGGATATCTAG
- a CDS encoding cytochrome c3 family protein: protein MAGYAIFPPDKNEPVRVVMDNTGGRVIFTHNAHLDDYGFDCTDCHHDDTGLDTFLPCGSCHPSEFDERFRKEHPNNFPDTEACLRCHDEVPEGPLNEDERPDIANIPLRADAFHGQCMGCHEENGGPFGDDSCNECHAR from the coding sequence GTGGCTGGATACGCGATTTTCCCGCCGGACAAAAACGAACCGGTGCGGGTTGTCATGGACAACACGGGCGGAAGGGTCATTTTCACTCACAACGCCCACTTGGACGACTACGGTTTCGACTGTACCGACTGCCACCACGACGACACCGGCCTGGACACGTTCCTGCCCTGCGGCTCCTGCCACCCGTCCGAATTCGACGAGCGGTTCCGGAAAGAGCATCCCAACAACTTCCCGGACACCGAAGCCTGCCTGCGCTGTCATGACGAAGTTCCCGAAGGCCCCCTGAACGAAGACGAGCGTCCCGACATCGCCAACATTCCGTTGCGCGCCGACGCATTCCACGGCCAGTGCATGGGATGCCACGAGGAAAACGGCGGTCCCTTCGGCGACGACTCCTGCAATGAGTGCCACGCGAGGTAG